In Halogeometricum sp. S1BR25-6, a single genomic region encodes these proteins:
- a CDS encoding DUF373 family protein, with product MLLVLCVDLDDDLGRKTRFDTPVVGRDRVEAAAVALATADPEDSDSNVLFQGVHEHDALSADPEVGQQVEVAAVTGMEGSDVQANRAIGEEIDRVLAGLSTGENVSAIVITDGAQDESVLPVIRSRVPIDSVRRVVVRQAQDLESIYYTMKQVLADPETRGTILVPLGILLLIYPFLTIASAFDIPGAAVLGVISALLGLYTLFRGLGLETVVDDAVGRGRDILYEGRVTLITYVAALALMTVGGFRGVALVNELPDPGLPLVLALFVHGAVQWFAAAGVTSSLGQVTDEYLAERFKWRYLNAPFYVVAIAIVLYVVSGFFLNVNGVAGVPGVRTFSAADFAVGLTVGTLLGVFSTLAFAIAESRFPTSVEPTRG from the coding sequence ATGCTGTTGGTCCTCTGCGTCGACCTCGACGACGACCTCGGCCGCAAGACGAGGTTCGACACGCCCGTCGTCGGCCGGGACCGCGTCGAGGCGGCCGCGGTGGCGCTCGCGACCGCCGATCCGGAGGACTCCGACTCGAACGTCCTGTTTCAGGGCGTCCACGAGCACGACGCGCTGTCGGCGGACCCCGAGGTCGGCCAGCAGGTGGAAGTCGCCGCCGTCACCGGCATGGAGGGCAGCGACGTGCAGGCCAACCGCGCCATCGGCGAGGAGATAGACCGCGTCCTCGCGGGGCTTTCGACCGGCGAGAACGTCAGCGCCATCGTCATCACCGACGGCGCGCAGGACGAGTCGGTGCTGCCGGTCATCCGCTCGCGCGTCCCCATCGACAGCGTGCGCCGGGTCGTCGTCCGGCAGGCGCAGGACCTCGAATCCATCTACTACACGATGAAGCAGGTTCTCGCCGACCCCGAGACGCGCGGCACCATCCTCGTCCCCCTCGGTATCCTGCTTCTCATCTACCCGTTTCTCACCATCGCCAGCGCCTTCGACATCCCCGGTGCGGCCGTCCTCGGCGTCATCTCGGCGCTGCTCGGTCTCTACACCCTGTTCCGCGGGCTCGGACTGGAGACGGTCGTCGACGACGCGGTGGGTCGCGGGCGCGACATCCTCTACGAGGGGCGCGTCACGCTCATCACCTACGTCGCCGCCCTCGCGCTGATGACCGTCGGCGGGTTCCGCGGCGTGGCGCTGGTGAACGAGCTTCCGGACCCGGGGTTACCGCTCGTCCTCGCGCTCTTCGTCCACGGCGCCGTCCAGTGGTTCGCCGCCGCCGGCGTCACCTCCAGTCTCGGGCAGGTGACCGACGAGTATCTCGCGGAGCGGTTCAAGTGGCGCTACCTCAACGCGCCGTTCTACGTCGTCGCCATCGCCATCGTGCTGTACGTCGTCTCGGGGTTCTTCCTCAACGTCAACGGCGTGGCCGGCGTCCCCGGCGTCCGGACGTTCTCCGCGGCGGACTTCGCCGTCGGCCTCACGGTGGGAACGCTCCTCGGCGTGTTCAGCACGCTCGCGTTCGCCATCGCGGAGTCGCGGTTCCCCACGAGCGTCGAACCGACGCGCGGGTGA
- a CDS encoding TRAM domain-containing protein, which yields MSDCPLADECPRYSERINGMGCQYYGDRAGAEWCNSYEQPIRDLKQQPVKPGEDVVVTVDDIHESGAGVGRTEDGFIVLVDGLLPTTRAVVRIDRVKSNHAKSKKVVERLPTDPDEEDGDADAAGRGGDGDGDGTDDEDDDNDKGSGPKRPTALGSRDNFWGS from the coding sequence ATGTCAGACTGTCCACTGGCGGACGAGTGCCCGCGGTACTCAGAGCGTATCAACGGGATGGGATGTCAGTACTACGGGGACCGGGCGGGGGCAGAGTGGTGTAACAGCTACGAACAGCCGATCCGCGACCTGAAACAGCAGCCCGTCAAACCGGGCGAGGACGTCGTGGTCACCGTCGACGACATCCACGAGAGCGGCGCCGGCGTCGGGCGGACGGAGGACGGCTTCATCGTCCTCGTCGACGGCCTCCTGCCGACCACGCGCGCCGTCGTCCGCATCGACCGGGTGAAGTCGAACCACGCCAAATCGAAGAAGGTGGTCGAGCGCCTGCCGACCGACCCCGACGAGGAGGATGGAGACGCCGACGCGGCGGGCAGAGGCGGCGACGGTGACGGGGACGGAACCGACGATGAGGACGACGACAACGACAAAGGAAGCGGCCCCAAGCGGCCGACGGCCCTCGGAAGCCGAGACAACTTCTGGGGGAGCTAG
- a CDS encoding polyprenyl synthetase family protein — protein sequence MEYLERRVSMVDERLTEVIEAVDPPELSEELAHVALAGGKRVRPAVTILACEACGGDADAAVDFAVAVELVHNASLVVDDIIDRSDIRRGTPSAWAEYGYGPALIASDGLLGEAFALLSVNDQAMQVVAESMVELGEGEATELVARPSNEREYMELARRKTGALFRAAAELGAVAAGADPFTVEAFGEYAERVGVAFQIRDDVLDATADADELGKPTGQDEVMDRPSVVQVTDLTPAEANQRAREQSDQALDALDATEVEETDSIGYLRDLAEFVVVRER from the coding sequence ATGGAGTATCTGGAGCGTCGGGTCTCGATGGTCGACGAGCGCCTCACCGAGGTCATCGAAGCGGTCGACCCGCCCGAACTGTCGGAGGAACTCGCGCACGTCGCCCTCGCCGGCGGCAAACGCGTCCGTCCCGCGGTGACGATTCTCGCCTGCGAGGCCTGCGGCGGCGACGCCGACGCGGCGGTGGATTTCGCCGTCGCCGTCGAGTTGGTCCACAACGCCTCGCTGGTCGTCGACGACATCATCGACCGGTCGGACATCCGGCGCGGTACGCCGAGCGCGTGGGCGGAGTACGGCTACGGCCCGGCCCTCATCGCCTCCGACGGCCTTCTCGGCGAGGCGTTCGCCCTCCTCTCGGTGAACGACCAGGCGATGCAGGTGGTCGCCGAGTCGATGGTCGAACTCGGCGAGGGCGAGGCGACGGAACTGGTCGCCCGCCCGTCGAACGAACGCGAGTACATGGAACTCGCGCGGCGGAAGACCGGCGCGCTGTTCCGGGCGGCGGCCGAACTCGGCGCCGTCGCGGCCGGGGCGGACCCCTTCACCGTCGAGGCGTTCGGCGAGTACGCCGAGCGCGTGGGGGTCGCATTCCAGATACGCGACGACGTGCTGGACGCGACGGCCGACGCGGACGAACTCGGCAAACCCACCGGACAGGACGAGGTGATGGACCGCCCCTCCGTCGTGCAGGTGACGGACCTCACGCCGGCGGAGGCGAACCAACGGGCGCGCGAGCAGTCCGACCAGGCGCTCGACGCCCTCGACGCGACGGAGGTGGAGGAGACGGACTCCATCGGCTACCTCCGCGACCTCGCGGAGTTCGTCGTCGTCCGCGAGCGGTGA
- a CDS encoding mannose-1-phosphate guanylyltransferase produces the protein MSDSRRPVVALVLAGGTGSRLYPASRADRPKQFLPLLGEGSLLSRTVERAREAADEVVVSTRPAFADEIPAHAPDAEVVVEPAARDTGPALVYATHRVQELYGDCVVVALPSDHRVEGDFADVMRRGARVAADTGSLVTFGVEPTRPDTGYGYIEPGEFEGGSEREGETDYAPVAAFHEKPDAETAEAYVDAGHYWNAGIFAWTPAALLDAARDTPLSGLVAALDAGDDAEAAFEDVPEVSIDYGVMERADDAVVVPATFEWDDLGSWDALERVLDPDEDGSVVAGDATLRSVDAADNVVAGDDKHVSLVGVSDLAVVAWDDRVLVVPKSRAQDVRALANELKSRGEF, from the coding sequence GTGAGCGACTCTCGGCGACCGGTCGTCGCCCTCGTCCTCGCCGGCGGCACCGGTTCCCGGCTCTACCCCGCGAGTCGCGCGGACCGACCCAAGCAGTTCCTCCCGCTTCTCGGCGAGGGGTCGCTGCTCTCGCGGACGGTCGAACGCGCCCGCGAGGCGGCCGACGAAGTGGTCGTCTCCACCCGCCCGGCGTTCGCCGACGAGATACCCGCCCACGCCCCCGACGCCGAGGTGGTCGTCGAACCCGCCGCGCGGGACACCGGTCCGGCCCTCGTCTACGCCACTCATCGCGTTCAGGAGCTATACGGCGACTGCGTCGTCGTCGCCCTCCCCAGCGACCACCGGGTCGAAGGCGACTTCGCCGACGTGATGCGTCGCGGCGCGCGCGTCGCCGCCGACACGGGGTCGCTCGTCACGTTCGGCGTCGAACCGACCCGGCCGGACACCGGGTACGGCTACATCGAACCCGGCGAGTTCGAGGGCGGGAGTGAGAGAGAGGGCGAGACCGACTACGCGCCCGTCGCGGCGTTCCACGAGAAACCGGACGCCGAGACGGCCGAGGCGTACGTCGACGCCGGCCACTACTGGAACGCGGGCATCTTCGCGTGGACGCCCGCGGCGCTCCTCGATGCGGCCCGCGACACGCCGCTCTCCGGTCTCGTCGCCGCCCTCGACGCCGGCGACGATGCCGAGGCCGCCTTCGAGGACGTCCCGGAGGTGAGCATCGACTACGGCGTGATGGAACGCGCCGACGACGCCGTCGTCGTCCCCGCGACGTTCGAGTGGGACGACCTGGGCTCGTGGGACGCCCTCGAACGCGTGTTGGACCCCGACGAGGACGGCTCCGTCGTCGCCGGCGACGCGACGCTCCGGTCGGTCGACGCCGCGGACAACGTCGTCGCCGGCGACGACAAGCACGTCTCGCTCGTCGGCGTCTCCGACCTCGCGGTGGTCGCGTGGGACGACCGGGTCCTCGTCGTGCCGAAGTCGCGCGCGCAGGACGTGCGCGCCCTCGCGAACGAGTTGAAGTCGCGCGGCGAGTTCTGA
- a CDS encoding Tfx family DNA-binding protein, protein MHDADRDGEGDGNIDTDADAETNADGDVDAAGVLGETGFDPETSVLTRRQAEVLALRERGVRQSTIAEHLGTSRANVSSVESSARRNVEKARETVAFAEALTAPVQVVVEEGSDLYDVPKLVYDACDEAGVKVGHTAPDLMKTVADAAGDAVRGREVRSSLLVGVTTEGNLRIRRSAE, encoded by the coding sequence ATGCACGACGCGGACCGCGATGGCGAGGGAGACGGCAACATCGACACCGATGCCGACGCCGAGACGAACGCCGACGGGGACGTCGACGCCGCGGGCGTCCTCGGCGAGACGGGGTTCGACCCCGAGACGAGCGTCCTCACGCGCCGGCAGGCCGAGGTGTTGGCCCTCCGCGAACGCGGCGTCCGCCAGTCGACGATCGCCGAGCACCTCGGCACCTCGCGCGCGAACGTCTCCAGCGTCGAGTCAAGCGCGCGACGGAACGTCGAGAAGGCGCGCGAGACTGTCGCGTTCGCGGAGGCGCTGACGGCCCCGGTTCAAGTGGTCGTCGAGGAGGGGTCGGACCTGTACGACGTGCCGAAACTCGTCTACGACGCCTGCGACGAAGCGGGCGTGAAGGTGGGCCACACCGCGCCGGACCTGATGAAGACCGTCGCCGACGCCGCCGGCGACGCCGTCCGGGGCCGGGAGGTACGCTCGTCGCTCCTCGTGGGCGTCACCACCGAAGGGAACCTCCGCATCCGGCGGTCCGCGGAGTAG
- a CDS encoding radical SAM protein yields the protein MISKGCEQCAMGGKMVLFVYGYCDQRDCFYCPLGENRKNVTDVYANERKVESDDDVIAEAKRMEALGTSITGGEPQEALDKTCRYLELLKNEFGEDHHTHLYTGITGGRENMRRLSEAGLDEIRFHPPYEMWGDLHGTEWEDILYVAREEGLTPAFEIPGIRAEEEFLEFLDEGAADFCNVNEFEMSDGNYRRMQEEGYELQEGHMSAVDGSKDAILEEMADHERVYFCTSVFKDAAQHRNRLKRMAENIRRPFDEVTDDGTLVYGKTWVTAEELDALGVPEEFYTVKSDHVEVAWWLLEEMVEDGDAPEGEIVEQYPTVDGTVVERTPLA from the coding sequence ATGATATCGAAGGGCTGCGAGCAGTGCGCCATGGGAGGGAAGATGGTGCTGTTCGTCTACGGCTACTGCGACCAGCGCGATTGCTTCTACTGTCCCCTCGGCGAGAACCGCAAGAACGTCACGGACGTGTACGCGAACGAGCGGAAAGTGGAGTCCGACGACGACGTCATCGCCGAGGCCAAACGGATGGAGGCGCTGGGGACGTCCATCACGGGCGGCGAGCCGCAGGAGGCCCTCGACAAGACCTGTCGCTACCTCGAACTGCTGAAAAACGAGTTCGGCGAGGACCACCACACCCACCTGTACACCGGCATCACGGGCGGCCGCGAGAACATGCGCCGACTCTCCGAGGCGGGACTGGACGAGATTCGCTTCCACCCACCGTACGAGATGTGGGGCGACCTGCACGGCACCGAGTGGGAGGACATCCTCTACGTCGCCCGCGAGGAGGGGCTGACGCCCGCCTTCGAGATTCCCGGCATCCGCGCCGAGGAGGAGTTCTTGGAGTTCCTCGACGAGGGCGCCGCCGACTTCTGCAACGTCAACGAGTTCGAGATGTCCGACGGCAACTATCGAAGAATGCAGGAAGAGGGGTACGAACTGCAGGAGGGCCACATGTCGGCCGTCGACGGCTCGAAGGACGCTATCTTAGAGGAGATGGCCGACCACGAGCGCGTCTACTTCTGCACCTCCGTGTTCAAGGACGCCGCACAACACAGAAATCGGCTGAAGCGCATGGCCGAGAACATCCGCCGCCCGTTCGACGAGGTGACCGACGACGGGACGCTCGTCTACGGGAAGACGTGGGTGACGGCGGAGGAGTTAGACGCCCTCGGCGTGCCCGAGGAGTTCTACACCGTCAAGTCCGACCACGTCGAGGTGGCGTGGTGGCTCCTCGAAGAGATGGTCGAGGACGGCGACGCGCCGGAGGGCGAAATCGTCGAGCAGTACCCCACCGTCGACGGCACCGTGGTCGAGCGGACACCGCTGGCGTAG